Proteins from one Cicer arietinum cultivar CDC Frontier isolate Library 1 chromosome 3, Cicar.CDCFrontier_v2.0, whole genome shotgun sequence genomic window:
- the LOC140919740 gene encoding uncharacterized protein has product MLVPEKLQQRYFKQVSIGPHSSKTCISFLLQCDQYKRIGNILKRYEMPKNNVLEVKIIDLWRVDFMGPFPSSLENQYILVVVDYVSKWIEVVAASKNDAKVVIKLFKKEIFLRFGVPRVVISDRGSHFIAKQFEGLIKSGQVEVSNREIKSIHEKTIFVSRKDWCMMLDDGLCTYCTSYMTPIGMNPYKLTYGKSCHLSVELKHKAYWAIKTINFNLKVAGEKRKLQLIQLDELGWTLMRTLKSTRKEPRSGMTST; this is encoded by the exons ATGCTAGTTCCTGAAAAGCTACAACAAAGATACTTCAAACAGGTTTCTATTGGCCCACATTCTTCAAAGACGTGCATTTCTTTTTTACTTCAATGTGATCAATACAAGCGTATTGGAAACATATTAAAAAGATATGAAATGCCTAAGAATAATGTCCTCGAAGTTAAAATCATTGATCTTTGGCGGGTTGATTTCATGGGACCATTCCCATCGTCTCTTGAAAATCAATACATCCTTGTAGTGGTGGATTACGTGTCCAAGTGGATTGAAGTTGTGGCTGCCTCAAAAAATGATGCTAAGGTAGTGATTAAGCTCTTTAAAAAGGAGATCTTTCTGAGGTTTGGTGTGCCAAGGGTGGTGATTAGTGACAGAGGCTCTCATTTCATAGCTAAACAATTTGAAGGCCTAATAAAAAG CGGACAAGTAGAAGTTTCGAATAGAGAGATTAAGAGCATTCACGAGAAAACTATCTTTGTGTCAAGGAAGGATTGGTGTATGATGCTAGATGATGGGCTTTGTACCTATTGTACATCATACATGACTCCCATTGGTATGAATCCTTACAAGTTGACCTATGGAAAATCTTGTCACCTGTCAGTTGAGCTCAAACATAAAGCATATTGGGCAATAAAGACAATTAACTTCAACTTGAAGGTTGCTGGTGAAAAAAGGAAGCTCCAACTCATTCAGCTTGATGAGTTAGGTTGGACACTAATGAGAACGCTAAAATCTACAAGGAAAGAACCAAGAAGTGGCATGACAAGCACATAA